The Cryobacterium sp. SO1 genomic sequence GCCGCCCGAAGGCGGCACCGCTGTGGATCCGGGAACGGTCGGTGACCGTTACGGGTTGTCGTGTGTGGGAACCACGATCGGCTGCACGGCGGCGGTCGGACCGCCGGCCGTGGTGACCCGGCGGCTGCGCGAGCGGCCCTGGCCGGGCTGCTTGGGCTCCGGCAGGGCGTCCAGCACCGAATCGAGAAGCTGGTCGGTGACCTGCTTGCTCACCGGGCGCCGACTGCGGGGCGACTTCTGCACGGGGATGTCGAGGATTGCGACGTCCTCCGTCGAGTCGGCCGACGCGGCCTCCGGAGCCTGGACCGCCGCTTCAACCGCCGCGGCGGGCTCGGGCTCTCCTGCTGCGTGGGCCTGCGCCTCCGGCGCGCTCTCGTTGGACTGGCCGTTCGCCTGGCCGTTGCCGCCACCCGACCGGTTGCCGGAGCGTGAGCCGCGAGACGTCGAACTGTCCGCCGGCGCGGTGTCAACACTGTCGGCGCCGGTAACGACGTCGTTCGCGACCTCGACGGGGGCGCCGGAGACCACCTCGGCTGCCGGGGCAGCCGCCTCCGGAGTGATCACGGGGATCGAGCCGGTCAGCGAGCGGCTGATGGTACGCGCGGCGATCAGGGCGAGGGCATGCTTGGCGTCCTCGGTGATTCCGTGCGTGCCGTGGCCGGCCCTTGCGGCATCCGTCAGCGAGGGCGCGGCGTGAGCCTGGCCCGAGTTCTGGTTGCCGTTGCCGCGCTGGCCTGCGCCCTGAGCGTCATGCCCGGCCCCGCCGTTGCCGTTGGACTTGCTGCGGGGGCGACGCTCCTGAGCGGGCTGCGCGGTCTGGCGGTGCTTGACGACGGGGTCGTGGTGGATGACGATTCCACGTCCGGCGCAGGCTTCGCAGTTCTCGCTGAACGACTCCAACAGGCCCAGGCCGAGCTTCTTGCGGGTCATCTGCACGAGCCCGAGCGAGGTCACCTCGGCAACCTGGTGCTTGGTGCGGTCACGGCTGAGGCATTCGACGAGGCGGCGGAGCACCAGGTCCCGGTTGGATTCGAGCACCATGTCGATGAAGTCGACAACGATGATGCCGCCGATGTCGCGCAGGCGCAGCTGGCGCACGATTTCGTCGGCCGCTTCGAGGTTGTTCTTGGTGACGGTCTCTTCAAGGTTTCCGCCCGAGCCGACGAACTTGCCGGTGTTGACGTCGACAACGGTCATCGCCTCGGTGCGGTCGATCACGAGCGAACCACCCGACGGCAGCCAGACCTTGCGGTCGAGGGCCTTCTCGATCTGCTCGGAGATGCGGAATTCGTCGAACGCGTCGCGTTCGCCCTCGTAGCGCTGCACGCGCTCGACGAGGTCGGGTGCGACCTGGCGCAGGTAGGACTCGATGACTTCTTGGGCATCGTCACCGGAGATGACCATCTTGTGGAAGTCCTCGTTGAAGACGTCGCGCACGATCTTGATCAGAAGGTCCGGTTCGCTGTGCAGCAGGGCAGGCCCAGACACGGTTTCGACCTGCTTGGCAATGGAGGCCCACTGCGCGGTCAGGCGGTTGACGTCGAGGGTGAGCTGTTCGTCGGTCGCGCCCTCGGCGGCGGTGCGCACGATGACGCCCACGTTGTCGGGCAGGACCTCCTTGAGGATCTTCTTCAGGCGTGCCCGCTCGGTGTCCGGCAGCTTGCGGCTGATGCCGTTCATGGAGCCGTTTGGCACGTAGACGAGGTAGCGGCCGGGCAGGGAGACCTGGCTGGTGAGCCGGGCGCCCTTGTGGCCGATGGGGTCCTTGGTGACCTGCACGAGCACCTTGTCGCCGGGCTTGAGGGCCAGCTCGATACGTCGGGTCTGGGCGTTCCCCGGGGAGTTGACCGCGGCGGCATCCCAGTCGACCTCACCGGAGTAGAGCACGGCGTTTCGGCCGCGGCCGATGTCGACGAAGGCGGCTTCCATGCTGGGCAGCACGTTCTGCACCCGGCCGAGGTAGACGTTGCCGATCAACGACGCATCCTGGTTCTTGGCCACGTAGTGCTCGACCAGCACACCGTCTTCGAGAACGCCGATCTGGATCTTGTTGTGTTTGGCGCGCACGATCATGGCCCGGTCGACCGACTCGCGGCGGGCCAGGAACTCGGCCTCCGTGATGACGGGACGACGACGGCCGGCGTCGCGGCCGTCGCGGCGGCGCTGCTTCTTCGCCTCCAGGCGGGTGGAACCCTTGATCCGCTGCGGTTCCGTGATGAGCTCGGGCTCGCGGGGGGTGCGAACGCGCACAACGGTGTTGGCGGGGTCGTCGCTGCGGCCCTCTTCACCGGTGCGGCGGCGGGCACGACGGCGCACGGTCGAGGCTTCTTCGGAGTCATCGTCCTCGTCGTCGAGCACGCGTCCACCGGATCGCACCGGTGCCGGCAGGATCGCCGGAGCCTGGAAGATCAGGGACGTCGTCGGGCGACGGACCTCCTCGACGTTGTCGTCGAACGGGGTGGGCAGTGCCGGGAAGGCCACGGGCTGGTCGAGCGCGTCCGCGCTCAGTGCGTCCACGTCCACGGCGGGCTGCGCTGCGGCAGCGTCAACGGCCGGAGCAGTCTGCTCGGCAGGTGCCGCCGGTGCTGTCTTCCTGGTTGTTTTGCGAGTGCC encodes the following:
- a CDS encoding Rne/Rng family ribonuclease, producing the protein MVEDNENKKRKGLFGTRKTTRKTAPAAPAEQTAPAVDAAAAQPAVDVDALSADALDQPVAFPALPTPFDDNVEEVRRPTTSLIFQAPAILPAPVRSGGRVLDDEDDDSEEASTVRRRARRRTGEEGRSDDPANTVVRVRTPREPELITEPQRIKGSTRLEAKKQRRRDGRDAGRRRPVITEAEFLARRESVDRAMIVRAKHNKIQIGVLEDGVLVEHYVAKNQDASLIGNVYLGRVQNVLPSMEAAFVDIGRGRNAVLYSGEVDWDAAAVNSPGNAQTRRIELALKPGDKVLVQVTKDPIGHKGARLTSQVSLPGRYLVYVPNGSMNGISRKLPDTERARLKKILKEVLPDNVGVIVRTAAEGATDEQLTLDVNRLTAQWASIAKQVETVSGPALLHSEPDLLIKIVRDVFNEDFHKMVISGDDAQEVIESYLRQVAPDLVERVQRYEGERDAFDEFRISEQIEKALDRKVWLPSGGSLVIDRTEAMTVVDVNTGKFVGSGGNLEETVTKNNLEAADEIVRQLRLRDIGGIIVVDFIDMVLESNRDLVLRRLVECLSRDRTKHQVAEVTSLGLVQMTRKKLGLGLLESFSENCEACAGRGIVIHHDPVVKHRQTAQPAQERRPRSKSNGNGGAGHDAQGAGQRGNGNQNSGQAHAAPSLTDAARAGHGTHGITEDAKHALALIAARTISRSLTGSIPVITPEAAAPAAEVVSGAPVEVANDVVTGADSVDTAPADSSTSRGSRSGNRSGGGNGQANGQSNESAPEAQAHAAGEPEPAAAVEAAVQAPEAASADSTEDVAILDIPVQKSPRSRRPVSKQVTDQLLDSVLDALPEPKQPGQGRSRSRRVTTAGGPTAAVQPIVVPTHDNP